The sequence below is a genomic window from Uranotaenia lowii strain MFRU-FL chromosome 2, ASM2978415v1, whole genome shotgun sequence.
GGTAGAGACCTAATAGTTTCATTGTCGGCGAATAATGCAGATTCACTTCTCCGACTGATATCTGGGTTATCAGATTCCGATTATAGCTTCGTTTCGAGAAAACGGTCACTCCACACTTAGAAGCAGCTACAGATAGGCCTAGGTTATCAATGCCGTTGACAACGTGGTTAATGCCTAATTGTACTGCCGCGATTGTATTTTCTATGTTTGGCTTGCGAGCGGCTATTGTAATATCATCAGCAAAATCAATGAAAGTAACATCAGGAATGAGTACATTGAACAGCCCattgataaaaatgttaaaacataGAGGGCTCAGCGGGGAGCCTTGTGGTAGGCCTATCCATGTGAATCGTCAAATggcgattgtttgatctatgctcgcccacacacgatacaaacaaatttcacacaaacacacattgctggcgaaaacaccaatagcaacaaaaaaaaccatttggaAATTTCTCTTCAAATTTATGTGTTTCATATCTATAGAAAATGTAGTACATGCAAgaatattttgcattttgtaTCGTATACGACCAAACGAAAACGCGCCCGAGAATTGTAACCTCGTGTAACCTTATGTGGCGCGAAAGCATTCTGAACGCCTACCAAAACCTTTCGAACAGTTTTATCTGAACGCAGTCCCGTGGGTTTTAGCGCTCATCGAcgtcaaaaaagaaaaagaaaacagtcacaatatttacaaagttcATAGTGCAGCGCCAGCAAATTTGTATAAGTTAAGTTTTCTTTCTAATTATACGCAAAAAATGGTTAATTATAGTTAGGATACTTATAAAATTGTACAGTAAAGTTTGTAACAAGTTCGTACAAGCCAAAATGGATGAAGAATACGACATCTACGGTGATCTGGAAACGTTTGAAGCAGAAGCGGAAAAGGTAATTTAAAACGTAGAGGGTTCCCTTCAAGTTAGGgtgaccaatattttttttttaatctcccGTTATATAGAAGGAAATTAATGATTTCATCATAAAATAAAGCTAATAGTGACAATGCCGTGAAACACTAAGCGTTTAtaacttatgttttttttttcaaatttgcattcaGGAAAATAAAGTTGTACAAGATTTGAATGCCCAAATTGAGGCCTTAAAAACTCAAATCGAAGAAAAGGAAACCGAAAAGCAGGTCATAGCCGGGAAGAACGAAATTCTTCTCGAAAACATATCTTCCTTACTACTGACCGCAAAGGCAGAGTTGAAGCGAAAGGATGCTCTCATCGCAGACATACGCCGCGAAAAGGATAATGCCTTGTTCCGGCGAGGTGGTGGCTCGAAACCGCCGCGAATGTATGATAAATATACTCAAACAGGACAACGTATGATTAGTTCGTCCGTTCAGACGGAGGAGGTTAAGCCAAAACCACGAAAAGAGGATCCGATCCGGGCACGGTCAGTCGTGAGAGGTGTCGTTAGAGCAAGGTCAATAAGTAGAAGTAAATCTAGAGTGTTCGTCAAACCTGCAGATCGTACTAGGGAGAACGGCTGGAGGACACTTCGTGAAAGATCCCAGATAAGAGACAGACTCCGTTCTCCAAGTCGAGTTGGTTCCAGTCGCTTCGACAAGAGTCGAGCAATTCCGGATAGGAAGCGGGAAAGAGAACGAGAGCTAGAACGAAAGGCACGTCGAGAAAGAAGGTCGCCCAGTTTCGATGGAAAGAGACGGCCATATTTCAAAAGTCCTATCAGGGTTGCGGCCGAGGAAGATAGTGTTCCTGATTCCGCTTCTGATATTGAGAAAAATAAGCCACTTATACCTATGAACACATCAGAGCTGGATCGATTTGTCAAAGAAATAGGTCGACCTAAATCTCGTTCGCCGAAACGGGATACTTGCATGAGCAAAAGGAATTATCGCGACCACTTGCCTCTCACTGATTCCGCCCCATGGAATAGTACTAAACAGAAACgtgataaagaaaataaaaaacaaacgaagGAAGTTTCCAAatcaattcagatttcaaaaatcaaacagGAGACCGAGGTTATTCAATCTGACGAGATAGGTACAACTGCATCCGGGAGCGGTGTTTCTCCTAATAAGCACGACGACTCGGTGGAGCAAAAATTGCTTCTGCTCCATGGCACCGAGAATAATGGAACACCTAAAGCCTTAAATCAAACGATGCAAACTCCCTCGGAGCTACTGGCACATCTGAACAACAGTGCTGCTAGTTCAGGTAAACCTGCATCAACGTTTGAGTCACCGCTTCCTCCTCCGATTGTGGCCCAGCAGTTTCCTGCGCAACCTTTAGAACGGCCACCCATTAAGCAGGAAGTTCCGATCGAAACACTGGTTACATTGGACGACGAAAACGCTCTGCTGAATGATAGCCGAGAGTTGAAAATCGTCGAATGTGAGGATCTACCTGGCAAAGACGAAAAGGGCCAAGAAAAGATTACATCACAGGAGGTTAACGGGCAAGAAGAACTGGAAGATGGAGAGGTGCTGTCACCAAAATCCTTGGCACATGAAATCGATCTGGAGGATGTAAGGTAGGTTTCAATGAATTCTATGGTATATTAATCTCTAATTTGGGGTATTGAACAGTcatatgaatctaaattttccaTTGAGTAAATTCATGTAACCGTTGTAACTTGATAGCATACATTATGGCGTTTTACTACATAAGCTACTCGAAAAGCAGTAGACAAGTAATAATGTTCTAAGGTTTGCGCCAGAAATATGTTTCTTGCTTTAGCGCAGTTTAAAGCTTAGTTTGGGGTAAATCTTTCttaagttgaagaaaaaattattattaggAGAAGGTAGTTTATGTCGATTGCAATATCGCCCTTCAAAgattgttgattttatttttctattttaagcTTACCGGATTTCGAAGCAGTTAGATCTCAGAGAAGTGACCGTTCGACAAACCACAATCGTGTATTGAAATCAGAAGTTGTTTCCAAAACCATCGATCATTCCAGCCGAACGCGAAGAAGTTCTTTGAGAGACAATAAGCAAGCTTTCTCCCCatcaaaatcgaaacaaaaatctCGCACCGTCTCGGAGAAGTCCGACACATATTCGAGCGCAAGGGGTTCGTCTACTCGCAGTCATCGAAATCGCAAGAAAAGCGACACCTTTAAGGACCTGTTCGGTAGCGATGATGCCAATTCAGTGGAGAATTTAGAAGCGATTAAAGTAAAGCTGTTGGAGGATGAAAAACGTCGCATTGAACGTGAATTGGGACAGCTTGAGGTAAAGCTGGATATCAAAAAGAAAGACTCTCACAAATCGGATTCAAAGGTAACTGCAGAAGAGGAATCGGAATACGGAACTAAAGAATGGAAATCAAAAGAAGTAgataacaaaaaatcagcaaaacatACAAAGTTAGAAAAGAAATCTCCGAAATCGAAACATGAGTCAAGTAAAAAAGTTGAAGATAAACCTAAACATAGGTTCCGCTCGAAAGAATTTTCACAGACAgaaggtaaaaaaatcaaaacggaAAAATCGGATGACAAACCAAACCCGCAATCAACGAAAAATAAAGTTGGTAATGTGGACAAGCCAGCAAGTATTTCaacgaaaaatgaaattatgaaaCCAGTAAAATGTGAACCACATGATGTGGTAAAACATTCAATTGCAGAGAAAACCGAAGATGTAAAACAAGAAAAAGATGAGGTGGTTTTAAGAATTGTTAAACTATCCAGTCCGTTAACTTCAgcacagagaaaagttgaaatagAGCAGAAAAGTGGTTCGCAATCAAATGATGGTTCGAGTTGTGAAGGTATCATGGTTGGAGATACtaagaaaaatgaaacgatCGCAACATTCGAAATGATCGTTAGAGCCGATGTAGTGGAGGAACAGATGTTGACAACAACAGAACCTGAAGTGGAAACGGTTCCAATAGAACAAAAAGTTTCTCATCCAGATTTTCTAGATGGGCAAGCTACACAACCGATATGTACTGAAAAAGTTGTTCCTTTGTTTGATGCAAGCATACAAGAATCCAAAATTGGTGTTGAAGAAGAATCGTTACCAGAGAAACACATTTCTGGAAACATTGAGCGGAGCAATGATACTGGAGATAATCAGAACCTTCGCATGGTCATCGAGgaacaacaaattgaaaacgTTGCAGTTGAAAATCCACAAGTTCTAGAATCAAAAGAGGAAGATTCACCGGAGGTGATCGTAAGCGAAAATTTCGAGAAGTCTGAAACGGAAACAACGAACACAGTTGATCCACTACTGAAATCCGAACTGGCTAATAGTTCCCTAATTTTGGATCTAACTACCGATACGGTAGATGACCAACCCATAACCGAGCAGTTCAGCGCCAAGCGAAAACGTGATACGGATCAAAAGCTATCCGATAACAGCAAAAAGCAAAAGACTGAACCTCTCCACAAGGAACCAGAAGAAATCGATCAGCTCGAAGCAGAGCTGGAAACAATTTCCGGCGGAAATGTTAGTTCAGTTGCTGAGACCAATGTTTTGCCAAATAATGAAGAAACTGTGATGAAACCACCAGAACCCGTTATCCATTATATATCGCCTGTCAAGCAGATGGCTTCCCCACAGCAACCGTACACAGAGTCTCCCTCCAAAGGCGTGTGCTCGACGAAATTTAGCGAATATAGGATCGAGGTAGTTAACGAGACCGAAGCCACGGTTTATCTAACtcggaagaaaaagaaaaagagcaAATCCAAAGATGTGAGTCTCAATACCAGTGGCGGCAATTGAAATATTCTTGTATTTTTACCAAGCTGTATTGAAACTGTTTGTGtttgttcattttgatttaataaaaataaatctttaaaaaacgaTTGGATAACTTTGGTCAATGTTTATTGCGAATTCATTTTAAACTACCAAACTATGAAGGGAATAAAGAACTTAAACTAGACCAAACGCCAATTCGAATGAAGAACTTGAACAAGGGATCACATCATAACGACCGATTCGTTCGGTCGAGCTATTCAAATGCTTAAACCTAATATGTACCAAAATATGAACCATTTTGATCAATTATCATTCGAGTTGGCCGAAATAGTATCAAGGtaaggagcaaaaaaaaaaattaaaactcaacaAATTTCTTTTATGACTACCAAAGTTCGGTTTGGACGGCTTTGTCAGCAGTCCGAAGGACTAGCGATCGGATACTTTCTTCATCGGTTGCCAGAGTCGGTTCCCCGACTAGAAGCTGCTGGATGATCTCATCTCGTCGGCGAATGGCGTTGAATTGTGTGGAGGAAATCGAATTCCATTGCGTCATGAGATCTGTTTGTCTTATTGCCAGCTGTATCCGTTGCTCCTCATGTTTCATCAGTTCCGCTCGAAGGCGCTCTCTTTCCTCGCGGAGCGCTCGAATCTTTAGAAGTTTGGCTTTCTGGATATATAAACGTGGTTTAATATTTAGTCGTTATGGTAGCTTTCTATTTCACCTTTCTTTTGTCCATATTTTGCTTATATTATTGCTTATTTGTATCTGTATTCATCactaaaaacttacaaaaaacaaTCGTAAAAAAGTGCGCTCGTAAACGGCAGTCTcgtgtttacatttttaaattttctggagAATGAACCATCCTAATCGAAATTGGATCACGTTCACAAAACATCATGAGTTAAGCTCGAATATCATTTTATTTCGGATTAtgtaaatgtttgaaattgaaatttaagcttTATGGATCACtggcaggggtgccaggtggtttcgtcaaaaatcaggacaacgcgaagttaaaaatcaggatttttcaggacacctcttgattcatgaaaataataaggatttctgcttagattgcataaataaaggcgcaatactggtgctgtaaacgccttgatttatgcaacaacagtacgcagttTGTTTTTTGGCCggtagttcatatcgaaaaacaccactTAAATGTCaactgaaccgaagattaccatctgttgaATGGGTTTAACTATTGTATAACCTATTTATtcgaatttttcatagtttaactacaaattcgatcatatttaagaagtttttatgaaaatcaggacaaatcaagACATTTTTGGGacaacctttaaaaaaatcaggacaacttgagagtttttgaaaaatcaggacggtctctcgaaaatcaggacaaatcctgataaatcaggacacctggcacctctgatcaCTGGTCTGTGCGaaacagaggtgccaggtgtcctgatttatcaggatttgtcctgattttcgagatcgtcctgatttttcaaaaactttcgagttgtcctgatttttgaaaatttgtacctaaaatgtcctgatttgtcctgattttcataaaaacttcttaaatacgagtgaatttgtagaaaatcgaatcaaaaggttataaaaaagttaaacccatttaacagatggtaatcttcggttcagatgatattcaaatggtgtttttcgaaatGAACTACGACCAGCCAGCCAAcaagctgcgtactgttgttgcaaacaccaaggcgtttacagcactgtattgcgcctttatttatgcaatctaagcagaaattcttattattttcatgaatcaaacGGTGTCCTGGAAAATCCTGATCTTTaacttcgcgttgtcctgatttttgacgaaaccacctggcacccctggtgCGAAAAGCcctccaaaataaaaataaataaatctagagtttgttttgattaggtcgtatgaaccaatataatcAAAACTGAGTTATCtactgcaaacgattgataaataTGTATTCTATGatcggtaaaaatttggtttcatttgatcaatgaataactttatcagattgatttgaatttaggacgtataatgactttttaatttttgagtgcaatttggtttttgcgtcGTTTTGCGCTACCGTGTATTGCCGTGATGCAAAACGAcgcaaaaaaacatttcggCGATTCGGTTTATACGACGTTATGCATAGTCGCGgaatttgcttcaaaaatttcggaaaattcatGTGAAAAAGAACTAAAACTGTTTGTGAGAGTGATAACAACTATTCTTGCATAATAAATGGCTACAAATTGTTGTTAGGTGAGTACAATAAAGTTTCATTACCGATGTGTGAATAGCCAGTACTATTTTCTCATTACAGGAACagccaaaataatgaaaaatgaacgaTACCCACTCTCGCACTCCTTGAACGGACAGAGGTGTCAAAGGTGGTGgtaagaaaagtgcaaaaaattcGCAATGGATAGTCCCACAAAGTAATAAATCCGGATGTCTTAGAGCGGCATCATCCCATGTAACTATCGGATAGGAGtattgttcaaatatttttttcaaacaactcCGAATGGACATAGCATAGA
It includes:
- the LOC129744502 gene encoding uncharacterized protein LOC129744502 → MDKRKKAKLLKIRALREERERLRAELMKHEEQRIQLAIRQTDLMTQWNSISSTQFNAIRRRDEIIQQLLVGEPTLATDEESIRSLVLRTADKAVQTELW
- the LOC129744501 gene encoding uncharacterized protein LOC129744501, with the protein product MDEEYDIYGDLETFEAEAEKENKVVQDLNAQIEALKTQIEEKETEKQVIAGKNEILLENISSLLLTAKAELKRKDALIADIRREKDNALFRRGGGSKPPRMYDKYTQTGQRMISSSVQTEEVKPKPRKEDPIRARSVVRGVVRARSISRSKSRVFVKPADRTRENGWRTLRERSQIRDRLRSPSRVGSSRFDKSRAIPDRKRERERELERKARRERRSPSFDGKRRPYFKSPIRVAAEEDSVPDSASDIEKNKPLIPMNTSELDRFVKEIGRPKSRSPKRDTCMSKRNYRDHLPLTDSAPWNSTKQKRDKENKKQTKEVSKSIQISKIKQETEVIQSDEIGTTASGSGVSPNKHDDSVEQKLLLLHGTENNGTPKALNQTMQTPSELLAHLNNSAASSGKPASTFESPLPPPIVAQQFPAQPLERPPIKQEVPIETLVTLDDENALLNDSRELKIVECEDLPGKDEKGQEKITSQEVNGQEELEDGEVLSPKSLAHEIDLEDVSLPDFEAVRSQRSDRSTNHNRVLKSEVVSKTIDHSSRTRRSSLRDNKQAFSPSKSKQKSRTVSEKSDTYSSARGSSTRSHRNRKKSDTFKDLFGSDDANSVENLEAIKVKLLEDEKRRIERELGQLEVKLDIKKKDSHKSDSKVTAEEESEYGTKEWKSKEVDNKKSAKHTKLEKKSPKSKHESSKKVEDKPKHRFRSKEFSQTEGKKIKTEKSDDKPNPQSTKNKVGNVDKPASISTKNEIMKPVKCEPHDVVKHSIAEKTEDVKQEKDEVVLRIVKLSSPLTSAQRKVEIEQKSGSQSNDGSSCEGIMVGDTKKNETIATFEMIVRADVVEEQMLTTTEPEVETVPIEQKVSHPDFLDGQATQPICTEKVVPLFDASIQESKIGVEEESLPEKHISGNIERSNDTGDNQNLRMVIEEQQIENVAVENPQVLESKEEDSPEVIVSENFEKSETETTNTVDPLLKSELANSSLILDLTTDTVDDQPITEQFSAKRKRDTDQKLSDNSKKQKTEPLHKEPEEIDQLEAELETISGGNVSSVAETNVLPNNEETVMKPPEPVIHYISPVKQMASPQQPYTESPSKGVCSTKFSEYRIEVVNETEATVYLTRKKKKKSKSKDVSLNTSGGN